From Eleftheria terrae, the proteins below share one genomic window:
- a CDS encoding SDR family oxidoreductase, with the protein MPAFVAAPSPARPRLLIVGCGDVGQRVLKLLAARWRVYALTSRAEAMPALRALGAVPLLGNLDDPATLGRLGGLADAVLHLAPPPGQGDEDPRTAALLQALARKGRVRRLVYGSTTGVYGDAGGQRFDETRAVSPASDRSRRRVDAERRLRAFGRARGVCVTVLRIPGIYAGDRPGGHPRERLARGTPVLSPDDDVYTNHIHADDLARACVAALFRGRPQRVVHASDDTELKMGDYFDLAADLCGLPRPPRVSRAEAAGQLAPMSLSFMSESRRLENRRLKQELRLRLRYPRVHDGLLA; encoded by the coding sequence GCCTGCTGATCGTCGGTTGCGGCGACGTCGGCCAGCGGGTCCTGAAGCTGCTGGCAGCGCGCTGGCGGGTCTATGCACTGACCTCCCGGGCCGAGGCCATGCCCGCCCTGCGCGCGCTGGGCGCGGTGCCGCTGCTCGGCAACCTCGACGACCCGGCCACGCTGGGCCGCCTGGGCGGCCTGGCCGATGCGGTGCTGCACCTGGCGCCGCCGCCCGGCCAGGGGGACGAGGATCCGCGCACCGCGGCGCTGCTGCAGGCGCTGGCCCGCAAGGGGCGGGTGCGGCGCCTGGTCTACGGCAGCACCACCGGCGTCTATGGCGACGCCGGCGGGCAGCGCTTCGACGAGACCCGCGCGGTGTCGCCGGCCTCGGACCGCAGCCGGCGGCGCGTCGATGCCGAGCGGCGCCTGCGCGCCTTCGGACGTGCCCGCGGGGTGTGCGTGACGGTGCTGCGCATTCCCGGCATCTATGCCGGCGACCGCCCCGGCGGCCACCCGCGCGAGCGCCTTGCGCGCGGCACGCCGGTGCTGAGCCCGGACGACGACGTCTACACCAACCACATCCATGCCGACGACCTGGCACGGGCCTGCGTCGCCGCCTTGTTCCGCGGTCGGCCACAGCGCGTCGTGCATGCGAGCGACGACACCGAGCTGAAGATGGGCGACTACTTCGACCTGGCGGCCGACCTCTGCGGCCTGCCGCGCCCGCCGCGTGTCTCACGTGCCGAGGCGGCGGGGCAGCTCGCACCGATGTCGCTGTCCTTCATGAGCGAGTCGCGCCGACTGGAGAACCGGCGGCTGAAGCAGGAGTTGCGGCTGCGCCTGCGCTACCCGCGGGTGCATGACGGCTTGCTGGCCTGA